One region of Sandaracinaceae bacterium genomic DNA includes:
- a CDS encoding TetR/AcrR family transcriptional regulator codes for MRYKKSAVSSSQIVQAAIRVLARQGYARTSLMDIAREAGMSKGAVHYHFPTKESLIEVVLTTATDAVQQRTIAAWSSGGDPLQSLHNSLEELWKARAERTDEALVVADLLAQSLYDDNLRPHLADYYRLAAEQIYEYLSAELNRIGIKPAIPMEILPRIVIGLLDGLVMQAFVEPDVLNAADVVRAVESLGLALFGVARPPA; via the coding sequence ATGCGGTACAAGAAATCGGCCGTGAGCTCGTCTCAGATCGTGCAAGCGGCCATCCGGGTGCTCGCGCGTCAGGGCTACGCGCGCACCAGCCTGATGGACATCGCGCGCGAGGCGGGGATGAGCAAGGGGGCGGTGCACTACCACTTCCCCACCAAGGAGTCGCTCATCGAGGTGGTGCTCACCACGGCCACGGACGCGGTGCAGCAGCGCACCATCGCGGCGTGGAGCTCGGGAGGGGACCCGCTGCAGTCGCTGCACAACAGCCTGGAAGAGCTGTGGAAGGCGCGCGCCGAGCGCACCGACGAAGCCCTGGTGGTGGCCGACCTGCTGGCCCAGAGCCTGTACGACGACAACCTGCGCCCGCACCTGGCGGACTACTACCGGCTCGCGGCCGAGCAGATCTACGAGTACCTCAGCGCCGAGCTCAACCGGATTGGCATCAAGCCCGCCATCCCCATGGAGATCCTGCCGCGCATCGTCATCGGGCTGTTGGACGGGCTGGTGATGCAGGCCTTCGTGGAGCCCGACGTGCTCAACGCCGCGGACGTGGTGCGCGCGGTGGAGTCGCTGGGCCTCGCGCTCTTCGGCGTGGCGAGGCCGCCCGCGTGA
- a CDS encoding AAA family ATPase has protein sequence MTLREPAGAGAGTYFEGIHAQPHALSVLTSALRTGRVASSYLFEGPAGVGKQLAALALAKAHLTQLGASPDTMLRVASGNHPDVRVFEPREEGKGNVQVAYLREEILPLAQYAPFEAQATFFIFPRADVSFPETVPGAANALLKTLEEPRQAVHFILLAERPDRLLSTIRSRCQRVRFYPLPHEELERILAKHDIAPELRGPAIALSGGSAERALRLSEDGVADRLLKLAFQVDDVTRGARVGDYVDAAAALAAETDVQQGLDTLVAFYRDIAAAALGARPEELAFRHVAGEIEARARTLGARRAAARVAAITSVFEGLDRNANPRVTMDALVYELRHAH, from the coding sequence GTGACGCTCCGCGAGCCGGCCGGCGCCGGAGCCGGCACCTACTTCGAGGGCATCCACGCGCAGCCCCACGCGCTGTCCGTGCTCACGTCGGCGCTGCGCACGGGGCGCGTGGCCTCGTCGTATCTCTTCGAGGGCCCCGCTGGGGTGGGCAAGCAGCTGGCGGCACTGGCGCTGGCCAAGGCGCACCTCACGCAGCTCGGGGCCAGCCCCGACACCATGCTGCGCGTGGCGAGCGGCAACCACCCCGACGTGCGCGTGTTCGAGCCCCGTGAAGAGGGCAAGGGCAACGTGCAGGTGGCGTACCTGCGCGAGGAGATCCTGCCGCTCGCGCAGTACGCGCCCTTCGAGGCGCAGGCCACGTTCTTCATCTTCCCGCGCGCCGACGTGTCGTTCCCCGAGACGGTGCCAGGGGCCGCCAACGCGCTGCTCAAGACGCTGGAGGAGCCGCGCCAGGCGGTGCACTTCATCCTCTTGGCCGAGCGCCCGGACCGGCTGCTGTCCACCATCCGCTCGCGCTGCCAGCGGGTGCGCTTCTACCCGCTGCCGCACGAAGAGCTGGAGCGCATCCTGGCGAAGCACGACATCGCCCCCGAGCTGCGTGGCCCCGCCATCGCGCTGTCCGGTGGGAGCGCCGAGCGCGCGCTGCGGCTGTCCGAAGACGGCGTGGCCGACCGGCTGCTGAAGCTCGCCTTCCAGGTGGACGACGTGACGCGCGGCGCTCGGGTGGGGGACTACGTGGACGCGGCCGCCGCGCTCGCGGCCGAGACCGATGTGCAGCAGGGCCTCGACACGCTGGTGGCCTTCTACCGCGACATCGCCGCGGCCGCGCTGGGCGCTCGCCCCGAGGAGCTGGCCTTCCGCCACGTGGCCGGCGAGATCGAAGCGCGCGCTCGCACCCTGGGCGCACGTCGCGCAGCGGCACGCGTAGCGGCCATCACCTCGGTGTTCGAGGGCCTCGACCGCAACGCCAACCCACGCGTCACCATGGACGCCCTAGTCTACGAGCTCCGCCATGCGCACTAA
- a CDS encoding ferrochelatase, giving the protein MRTKPPPPPPEPPFDAILLVSFGGPEGPDDVMPFLENVTRGKPVPRERLLAVAEHYHHFGGKSPINDHCRELIAALRVELTAHGVDLPIYWGNRNWHPLLPDTLREMQRDGVQRAVAVFTSAFSSYSGCRQYQENIAAAQAEVGQGAPRVDKVRPFFHHPGFLQAVTERTRDALATLPEAQRAQAHFLFTAHSIPNAMAATCAYEAQLAEASRIVADAVGAASHELVYQSRSGPPQVPWLEPDVTDHLATVAARGVSAVVVVPIGFLSDHVEVLWDLDEEAREKALSLGLTFARAGTVGSHPAFVAALRELVQERLIESTEARVTPRFVGVGPALPSTCPPGCCAYNPQRPMARPS; this is encoded by the coding sequence ATGCGCACTAAGCCCCCGCCCCCGCCGCCCGAGCCGCCGTTCGACGCCATCCTGCTGGTCTCCTTCGGCGGCCCCGAGGGCCCGGACGACGTCATGCCGTTCCTCGAGAACGTCACCCGCGGCAAGCCCGTGCCGCGCGAGCGCCTCTTGGCGGTGGCCGAGCACTACCACCACTTCGGCGGCAAGAGCCCCATCAACGACCACTGCCGCGAGCTCATCGCGGCGCTGCGCGTGGAGCTCACGGCGCATGGCGTGGACCTGCCCATCTACTGGGGCAACCGCAACTGGCACCCGCTGCTGCCCGACACGCTGCGCGAGATGCAGCGCGATGGCGTGCAGCGCGCGGTGGCGGTGTTCACCAGCGCCTTCAGCAGCTACAGCGGCTGCCGGCAATACCAAGAGAACATCGCGGCGGCGCAGGCCGAGGTGGGGCAGGGCGCTCCGCGCGTGGACAAGGTGCGGCCGTTCTTCCACCACCCCGGCTTCCTGCAGGCCGTCACCGAGCGCACGCGCGACGCGCTGGCCACGCTGCCCGAAGCGCAGCGCGCACAGGCGCACTTCCTCTTCACGGCGCACAGCATCCCCAACGCCATGGCGGCCACGTGCGCCTACGAGGCGCAGCTCGCGGAAGCCTCACGCATCGTCGCGGACGCGGTGGGCGCCGCCAGCCACGAGCTGGTGTACCAGAGCCGCTCGGGCCCGCCGCAGGTGCCGTGGCTCGAGCCCGACGTCACCGACCACCTGGCCACCGTGGCGGCGCGCGGTGTCTCCGCCGTGGTGGTGGTGCCCATCGGGTTTCTGTCCGACCACGTGGAGGTGCTTTGGGACCTCGACGAAGAGGCGCGCGAGAAGGCGCTGTCGCTGGGGCTCACGTTCGCGCGTGCCGGCACGGTGGGCTCGCACCCGGCCTTCGTGGCGGCGCTGCGCGAGCTGGTGCAGGAGCGGCTCATCGAGAGCACGGAGGCGCGGGTCACGCCGCGCTTCGTGGGCGTGGGGCCAGCGCTGCCATCCACGTGTCCGCCCGGCTGCTGCGCCTACAACCCGCAGAGGCCTATGGCGCGACCGTCGTGA
- a CDS encoding putative metal-binding motif-containing protein, protein MASQLPPRAAVLLLFTLASCGGDGPAPGDDAGALCVTADDCDDGLFCTGVSVCAPASPSADARGCVAPAGGACLAGQLCSEAEEACTTDCAVTQDADSDGHRALLCGGDDCDDSDSLRFPGNTEVCDTTQHDEDCDPLTFGYRDQDMDNTPDDRCCNVDGDALNCGTDCNDNNPTVNPNTSEVCDTFDNDCDGDTDEDLISNLYPDVDQDGAGDASAAPVMGCVTGGNLVSNNSDCDDGNAASNPGAPEICDVLDNDCDTRTDEGTVDVPWYVDADGDTYGDPGEPTVLSCVPVAGRSTRATDCDDDAATTFPSAPELCDRVDNNCSDGGGAEPLEDVDMDGHAALDAACSLGDLPRDDCDDAVGSVYQGAPELCDRLDNDCSSGGGLVASEDADMDAHAPIGAACNGGFPADDCDDTDMIMYPGAAEVCNRRDDDCSLGGGVDTAEDGDSDGHAPIGGSCSGGLPEDDCDDAEETTYPGATETCDRIDSDCSVGGAVQTSEDADQDGFARTSGAMCTMGFPRTDCNDALMTVNPSATDICNAVNDDCDNRTDELCANGLAAGAGQSTIEFNATNGSSSAESGLCAAGQYMVGVRLHVVLYMGGMGDGPLNGMRAICATPAVESVAPAPFSYVVTTTGFTSNAALVGDNTASSSWTTSTSDLVCPEDTFVTRIYSTGGMIECTSLTITGSQGAYGLARGPVTTLGVPRFTTLNPGACPVGWLVAGITGRQSTGTPGFDQGSAVCRELTVTTVAP, encoded by the coding sequence ATGGCTTCGCAGCTTCCCCCCCGCGCCGCTGTCCTCCTGCTCTTCACGCTCGCCTCCTGCGGAGGCGACGGCCCCGCCCCGGGCGACGACGCCGGCGCGCTGTGCGTGACCGCCGACGACTGCGACGACGGCCTCTTCTGCACGGGCGTCAGCGTGTGCGCCCCGGCTTCCCCCTCCGCCGATGCGCGCGGCTGCGTGGCTCCCGCAGGGGGCGCCTGCCTCGCGGGGCAGCTCTGCTCGGAGGCCGAAGAGGCGTGCACCACCGACTGCGCGGTGACGCAGGACGCCGACAGCGACGGGCACCGCGCGTTGCTCTGCGGCGGCGACGACTGCGACGACTCGGACTCGCTGCGCTTCCCCGGCAACACCGAGGTCTGCGACACCACCCAGCACGACGAAGACTGCGACCCGCTGACGTTCGGCTACCGCGACCAGGACATGGACAACACGCCGGACGACCGCTGCTGCAACGTGGACGGCGACGCCCTGAACTGCGGCACGGACTGCAACGACAACAACCCCACGGTGAACCCGAACACCTCCGAGGTGTGCGACACGTTCGACAACGACTGCGACGGGGACACCGACGAGGACCTGATCTCCAACCTGTACCCCGACGTGGATCAAGACGGCGCGGGCGACGCGAGCGCTGCCCCCGTGATGGGCTGCGTGACCGGCGGCAACCTCGTGAGCAACAACAGCGACTGCGACGACGGCAACGCCGCGAGCAACCCGGGCGCCCCCGAGATCTGCGACGTGCTCGACAACGACTGCGACACGCGCACGGACGAGGGCACCGTGGACGTCCCCTGGTACGTGGACGCGGACGGCGACACCTACGGCGACCCGGGCGAGCCCACGGTCTTGTCCTGCGTCCCCGTCGCAGGCCGCAGCACCCGCGCGACCGACTGTGACGACGACGCCGCGACCACCTTCCCGAGCGCGCCGGAGCTGTGCGACCGCGTGGACAACAACTGCTCGGACGGCGGCGGCGCGGAGCCCCTCGAGGACGTGGACATGGACGGGCATGCGGCGCTCGACGCCGCCTGTTCTCTGGGCGACCTGCCACGCGACGACTGTGACGACGCGGTAGGGAGCGTGTACCAAGGCGCGCCCGAGCTGTGTGACCGCCTCGACAACGACTGCTCGTCGGGCGGAGGCCTCGTGGCGTCCGAGGACGCCGACATGGATGCCCACGCACCCATCGGCGCGGCATGCAACGGCGGCTTCCCCGCCGACGACTGCGACGACACGGACATGATCATGTACCCGGGCGCCGCGGAAGTGTGCAATCGGCGCGACGACGACTGCTCTCTCGGCGGCGGAGTGGACACCGCCGAAGACGGTGACAGCGACGGTCACGCCCCCATCGGCGGCAGCTGCAGCGGCGGGCTCCCCGAAGACGACTGCGACGACGCCGAGGAGACGACCTACCCCGGCGCGACCGAGACGTGCGACCGCATCGACTCGGACTGCTCAGTCGGAGGCGCGGTGCAGACGAGCGAAGACGCGGACCAAGATGGCTTCGCCCGGACGAGCGGCGCGATGTGCACCATGGGGTTCCCCAGGACCGACTGCAACGACGCGCTCATGACGGTGAACCCGAGCGCCACGGACATCTGCAACGCCGTCAACGACGACTGCGACAACCGGACCGACGAGCTGTGCGCCAACGGCCTCGCGGCGGGGGCCGGCCAGAGCACGATCGAGTTCAACGCCACCAACGGCTCGTCGAGCGCCGAGAGCGGCCTCTGCGCGGCCGGCCAATACATGGTTGGGGTTCGACTCCACGTGGTCCTCTACATGGGGGGCATGGGGGATGGGCCTCTCAACGGCATGAGGGCCATCTGTGCCACACCGGCGGTCGAGAGCGTGGCGCCGGCGCCGTTCTCCTACGTGGTCACCACCACCGGGTTCACCTCGAACGCGGCGTTGGTGGGGGACAACACGGCATCGAGCAGCTGGACCACCTCCACGTCGGACCTGGTCTGTCCGGAGGACACGTTCGTGACGCGCATCTACTCGACGGGCGGCATGATCGAGTGCACCAGCCTGACCATCACGGGCTCACAAGGGGCCTACGGGCTCGCGCGCGGCCCGGTCACCACGCTGGGCGTGCCGCGATTCACCACGCTGAACCCGGGCGCCTGCCCGGTCGGCTGGCTGGTCGCAGGCATCACGGGCCGCCAGAGCACCGGGACTCCCGGCTTCGACCAAGGGAGCGCCGTGTGCCGCGAGCTGACGGTCACGACGGTCGCGCCATAG